CATTGCTTGTAATTAGGAAGTAAATGAGGAAACTTCCAAGGGGAGAAACTCCACACCTTAACTAGAGATTGAGGTTCTGTCACAGAGATGGGTATCAGCTTCTTGTATCTCCAGGTGCAGTGGGCCGAGGAGGCCTTATGGCTTCTGCCATGTTCTTGCCCCAAGTGCATCACCTCCGTCTAACCATGACCAGAACATCAGTCAAGTCCACACTGAGAGGCTTTCTCTGTGGCCACACTCACCTGTCCCGGTCGCTAAAGACGAAGCGCCGCAGCTTGAGGTCCCGCAGGACGAGCCCGTGCTGGTGGCAGTGCGCCAGGGCGGAGGCCATCTGGCGGAAGAGCGCGGCGGCCTCCGGCTCGGGCAGGCGACGCCGGAGGCGCACCAGGCTGTGCATGTCCCCGTGTGGCCGCGGGAAGAAGGCGTAGAGCTGCCGCGTGCCCGCCAGGACCTCCGACGGCCGGGCCACGTGCGGGTGGCGGGGCAGTCGCGAATAGGGCTCCAGCACCGCCAGGGCCTCGCAGGCCGGGTATACCTGTGGACCGAGCAAGGCGTGAACACAGGTGGGGACaacggggtgggtggggggcaggccagCCTTGGGGACACCACGGTGCCCTGTGCTGAGCGCTGCAGCCTCACTTCACTCAACTCTGACCAAGGAGGGCCAAGCAGCCCgcaaagggcagagctgggatttgaatctatATCCTCTGTCATctgtgccttctttctttcttttttttttttctttttctttttttttgccttttctagggctgctccggtggcacatggaggttcccaggctaggggtcgaatcggagctgtagccaccggccttcgccagagccacagcaacaggggatccaagccgcgtctgcgacctacaccacagctcacggcaatgctggatccttaacccactgagcaaggccagggatcgaacccacaacctcatggttcatagatggattcgtcaaccactgagccgagacgggaactcctgtcatctGTGCTCTTAACTGTGACCTTAGATGGCCTTCAACTTCAGATAATTCAAAATAACAGGTAACCCAAAGAAAAATAACCCCCAAAGCAGGGGGAATGCTGATCACCACCATAGTTACCATTCTCTAGAATCCACTGCCCACCCACCCTTTCCTTCATTCCACAAGCAGGCAATTGAATGCCAACCTGTGCCAGCCACCGGGCACTGGCTCACCTGACTGACAGCAGTGGTCCCTGTCTTCCTGGTGCCCACAGTCCAATACATGAGACGGCAAACGAGCCACAAAACTAGATATTTACAAATTCTGGTAAGCAGTGCAAAGGAATGCTAGATGACAGAATATTTTGGAAGGAGCACCTATTTGAGAAAGTGTAGTCTAGAAGGGACTCTGGGGAGGGGACCTGAATGATTGAGGTACCTGAGGAATCACCTTTTCAGGCAGGAGGCATAGCAGTAAAAAGGCCCTAAGGCAGGATCTGCTCTCAGCCATGACACCTCTTGGCTCTGTGACGTGGCCAGTAACCACAGCTTTCTGTGCCTCAGAGCCTGTCCCTTAGCCATCAAATGGGCCCAATAAGAGGAACCACCTTATGACTGTGTGAAGATTAGAGGAGATGATGCAGACTACACAAGCAACACAGTTCCCAGGGGCACAGTAAGTACCTACTATTATGCGTTCTCATCCCTGTCCTTGCAGGCTCTGGCCTGGCAATGTCCTGCATGACTCACTTGCCCCTGCCCGTTTCCTGGATTCTTCCAAGAACCCTGATTTCTGTCAGGAACCCTGGACCTTGCCCTAGGATCCAGGTCCGATGCCATGTGGCTTCACGGCCTGTCTCCTCTCTTGACCTCAgtctctccatctgtaaaatggtccCGAGTAGGCCCAATGACCTCTGGGGTCCCAAGAGTTCTACCATATCTTGCCCTTCCCTATGTAAATACTTTCAGTGGCTCCCCACAGCCTAGTGAGGGCTCCTTCCCAAGGCTTTTACAGCCAGTGACTGCTAACTGTCATCTCCCGGTCTGTTCTGaaaccaccctccacccccaaccataatgaagttcttcttttttttttggctatgcctgtggcatgtggatgttcctgggccagggactgaacttgtgccagagctgtgacccaagccacagcagtgacaaggccagatccttaatcctttgagccaccagggaactccatgaagtttttttttttgctttttagggccgcacccacagcatatgtaggagttgaattggagctgcagctaccagcctatgccacagccacagcaacaccggatccgtaacccactgagccaggccagggatggaacccacatcctcatagatactagtcgggttcattaccactgagccacaaaggaaactccttttattattattactatttttatttttattttttttgtcttttctagggctgcacccatggcatatggaggttcccaggctaggggtccaatcggagcttaacagccacagcaatgccagatctgagccgcgtctgcaacctacaccacagctcacggcaacgccggatccttaacccattgagcaaggccagggatggaacctgcaacctcatggttcctagtcggattcgttaaccactgagccacgatgggaactccttgttttgttttttaatttttttttttatgaagttcTTTTAATTCGATGAGGTGCCACGCCCTCACTCCCCTAGGCCTCTGCACAGCTGTTTCCCCTGCCCGGAActcccttctcctgcctctctctggctAACTCCCACTCAGCCTTTTCTAACTCTGCCTTTGAATATACTAGAGGCTTCTCCGTGCTCTCTTGGCCCACAAGCTCCACCCTGGCAACATTTATCACACTGTGGGGCCTAAGCTGAGAATGCCCCAGGGCTGGACCCATCTGGTTAACTTCTCTAGTTTCAATCTAGCCTGGGGCTTGACAGAGAGTTGAGGACTCACTGGTTCCTTCCTTAATAAACACAGAACTAAATTAATATCAGGACCCCCTCAGCCCAGGCAATCCTTTAGAACCAAGGCCCTTGCCCGGCCCCCTGTGATGCATGTACCAGAGTGCCCCCTGGGACATGTACCTTGCAGATGTACTCGGTGCCTGTGGGGCAGTGCAGGGCCCGGTAGGTCCGGCTGCCTTCCTCGGGCTCTAGGAGCACATAGGGTCCAAGCCTGGAGGTGGCGGTCACAGCAGGGGTGTGGGTTGGAGCAGGAGGTGGGCTCAGAAGCAGTGGACAGGGGGTCGGCCTGGGCTGGGGCTCACTTCGAGCTTGTTTCCGGGTGGGGCACTCAGGGTCTAGGTCATCATCCAACTCCAACCGCTTCTTCCTGGAAGGGGCTCCAGTGGAAACAGCCAGAGGTGTGGCTCGCAtctagaaagaagaggaaaaaggccCTGAGGCAAGGCTGTGTGGTGGCCCCTCTCTTCCTCTGCCAGTGGGAGGATGCTGGCACTCCCTTATGGAGGGCGACTTGGCAGTGTGCATGAAACCGACAAGTGCACATACCCATTTGCCTGGGTGGCCCACTTCTGGGAACTTACCCTCCAATTAAAAGACTCAtcgaaaaatggagttcccgtcatggctcagcagaaacaattctgactaggatccatgaggatgcaggttcgatccctggccttgctcagtggattggttaagaatccggcgtcgctgggagttgcggtgtaggttgaagatgtggctgggatcccaagttgctatggctgtggcgtaggctggcagctacagctccaattagacccctagcctgggaacctccatatgccttgggtgaggccctaaaaagacaaaaaaaaaaaaaaaaaaaaaaaaaaaaattaaacatgtgagaagttcctgttgtggctcagtgggttaagaacccacttagtatccatgaagatgagcttcgatccctggcctcattagtgggttaaggagctggtgttgccatgaactgtggtgtaggttgcaggcatggcttggctctggcattctgtggctgtggtataagccagcagctgcagctccaattcgaccctagcccaggaacttccctatgctgcaggtgcggccctaaaatgaaaaagaaaaaaggaaaaaagaaaaaaaattaattatgtgaAAGGCTGTTCATCAGAGCCTTGTGTCTAAcagcaaaaagcagaaaacacGCCCAAATGTTCAACAGTAGAAAGCTGGTTAAAATATCATGGTACAGTGGCACCGTGGAATACGATACAGCTCTGAAAAAAGACCAGGAAGCTCTCTACATACTGATGGAATGATGCAAGTACAAGGTTATTCCTGCAGCCCATATGATAGAAACAACTGAATGTCAATCATTAGGGGACTGTTTAAATACATTCTATTTCTTCCATATGTGGAAAAGCTGTAGCCATTTAAAAGACTGAGGAAATTCTTTCTGTGCTAATTAGAAAATCTCCAGAGTGAacttttaagtggaaaaaaaaaaaagtaaagtggagAGATAGACTTGATGGTTggtgagagggaagaaaagagactttacagggagtttccattgtggttcagtgggttaagaacccagctagtattcatgaggaggggggttcgatccctgggtttgATCgatggccttgatcagtgggttgaggatccggtgctgccacaagcctcggcataggttgcagacatggcttggatctagcgttgctgtggctgtggcttagagcagcagctgcagcttctatttgaatcttagcctgggaacttccacatgctgcaggtgcagccctaaaaagacaaaaaagaaaaaaagagacgtTACACTATGTCTGTTGAGTACCGTGTCTATCCCTCCTATGAAAGGGGGAGAAGGATGGAAGGTGGAGAGGAGGAGTATGGATGACAAAGGATGATGAATGAAGTGTACACTGAATGTACATATGAATGTTCTGGAATGAATATATGCACTGTCAAGTGAATAAAGCAAGCTGCTGAACGATATACCTGAGATCTCTTTTACATATAAAAACCCACCATCATATAAGAGGATGTATctccatatttgtatatataggTGTAGAAATGCACAGGAAAAGGTCTGGAAGGACTCAGACTAAATTGGCCACAGTAGCTTCTGGCCTCCTGGGAGATCCCAGGAGAGGAAGGGATTTGGTAGGGAGGCAAGGGAATTTTGAatttcagtattattattattgttattattaatagcTGAATATGCTGACGTGCCACCCTTGGGAGTCTCAGAAATCTCTCCAGGGATAAGGCTAGGATGACACTTCTCACTGCAATGGCTCTTTGGAAAGTAAAATGATTCCTGGCTGTGTGGATGCTTTGTGCCCTGCAACCCACCCCTACGCACCCCACCTCCTCCTGTGGCCACCTCAGCACCCTAGGCTGCTTTGGATTTATCCGGGGCTCAGAGTCTGGTACCACCTGGGAGAAGCTCCACTGGACAGGTGGGGTAACTGAGTCTATAGATAAGCAAGGGAAATTTGCAGGTCATGAGGCAAGACTAGAATCTCTGCAGCAGGATGCAGGCATCCGCTAGTATCAATCTCTTGCTGTTCTCTGACGCTCTCTGGAGAACAAGGGCGGGTCATACCAACCGCATATAACTCACATGACTCAGGGCAGACAGGTGTACACACGCCCCTCAGAAACACTGTCCAATCCAGCCAGTCAAGGCACACATGCAGGTCAGAGAGGGGTGCACACATCATTAAGTGACACACATCTCGCCCTCCAAGGGCAGATGTGCATACACAAGCCAGCAAAGCTCTCATAACTATGTACTCACGACTGCGGGACAGTTACCAAGGCCACACGCTTCGTCTGACCCTCCCTCCCCGCCACGACCCCAGCGCGAAAGAAGTAGGTGGCCTCGCCCCGGCCTGGGCAGCTGGGCTAGTCTCGTGGGAGCGGAAGCGGCGAGCGTCCCGGGGCAGAAGGTTCAGCGGGAGCCGAGGGTCGGCGGCGGGGCAGGGACCGGGCAAAGGGAAGGCGACTGGGCCCCGGGTCTGGGGTAAGAGGCCTCgctccaccctcaccccagaaTCCAGGTACAACACACACAGTCGGCAGGAACGGAATACGCACGCACCGTACAGCGTGTGAACCAGGGCCTCCAGGCGGAGCGTACCTGCGAGCCACGCCCGCACGCCGCGCGCCGGCAGCCCTTGACCCTGCGCCTGCCCCGCTGGCGAGCACCCCGGCCGGTCTCCGCACAACTCCGCCAGCACCTGCCGCGGGCGCCCAGGAGACACGGCCTCATCAGGACCCCACTGGCCCACGCGGACTCAGATCCGCACCGGCACACCCCACAGTTACAGAGGCCCCCTGGCCGCCAGGGACCCCACAGACTTCCCCGCACCCAACCACACAGCTCCCCAGCCCGCCCCACACTCCAGCAAACGCAGACACTACACACCCCTGCGGGGGCGGCGTGGGGCCAACACAGTCCCCACTCCCTCCGTCCCGGCGACACGCTGCCACGCCCCGCTGGGGCGCACCCTCGCGCCCGCCCGCGTCGGCTGCACTCGGCGACCCTACGCCCCGCGGGGCCGCGTCACCGGGTCCGAGCGGGAACACTCAGCCCAGATCGCCCCCCGGACCGGACGGAGGCTCCGGGTCGCCCCTCTATCCACCACCTCCCGCTCCCGCCAGGTACCTTGCCCTCGCCAGCGGCGGGGTCCTGGTGCCGGCCAAGCTCAAGAGTCGCCAGGCACCCACGATGGCCCAGGCCGCTCGGCCCCGGCTGAGGTCGGCTCCGGATGGGGCTCTGGCCCGGGTCCCCAGCAGCCGGAATGTGTGCCGAGTCGCCGCCGCTTCCGCCGCGAGTGTCTCGGGAGCGCAGGGAGCCGGGCTTCAACTCCGGCCCGGGTGATGTAAACCTGAGCTAATCAGCCGCCGCCTGATGCCCTCCGGCGGGGGATTGCACCATCCCCTGCGCCCCGCCCCCTGAGGTCCCCGCTAGAGCGCGCCCCGCCCCGCTCCTCGTGTGTGGTCCGCAGGCGAGCCACCGACTTTCCCTTTCACCTTGGAAACAGCATTttgcctttctgggcctcagttttcccacctgtgaAACGGAAGAACATCCTACCTTCTCAGGATGGGcctgaagagaaaaagaacagtgaTAGTTTCCTGCGTGCTTCCCGGGTTATAAAGCACTTTCCCGCCATTGTTTCATTGCAGTATAGGAGAACCTTGGGCGGGCAGAAAGCTCCATTCTCCCCATTCTACTAAGGAGCAGCCTGAGGCCCAGCTACAGGGTGGGGGGGTAGCTCTGCAAAGGCCGTGGATTTAGGAGCTCAATAGAACAATTGTTGTGCCCCGGGGAGAACTAGGGTGGGGTAGCCTTCACAGCATGCATATAATAGAGGCACTTCAGCCGTGTAGTTAAGAAAAGTGGGCCAAAGCGTGCCCACTGTGTTACCTGAGGAAATAGATTGAATAAATTAACACATGTTAAACGCTTAGAGCTGTGCCGCCCGGCACCTGGTAGATACTAAAGGAGTGGAAACTGGAGGCTCAAGGAGAGCCGGCACCTATAACAGGAATTGCACGCTTGGCCTGGGAAGCCCTGGTGCCACTAGCTGTTTGGAGAAGCATCCCTGTGCAGCCCCAAGGGTCCAATTCCCTTTAGGCCTTGATGTCTGAGTTCACCAGTGTCAAAAAATAACTCCACCAGACAGAGGTTAAGGGAAGGTGGGTGGAGTTAGCTTTGTTTCCCCGGTTGCAGAACCTTAGGGATCAGctcctctgagtgtgtgtgtgtgtgtgtgtcagagccCTAGAGCATACCAGGAGGTTCTGGGATTTGATTTAACCCTGGAGACTCCCCCAGCCTGGAGCGATGAATGAACTCATTTTCTACACCAGGAGCTAGACTGACTGGGCTCTCCTACAGCCATAAGAGGCAAAGAAAGGCAGGATGTTGTCTCTCCAGGGCCTCACTGAAGCAAGACTGTGCTGGGTTGACTTATGCATTCTTAACTGCTTCATGTTGTGTCAGACCCTGTTCTAATTGCTGGATGACAGTGGTGACAAGCTTGACTCACCCCCATCCTCAGGGATCTTATAAATCAGTGGGGAGACAGAGCactctcaagaaaataaaatcagtaggCCCAGATAATTTCAAATAGATGATGTGTCatatattttcttgaataaatagcATAGATTTATTCTCTATAAGATATGGCTGGGAAGTAGCTATTTTCAGCAGGGCTTATCAGGAAGGTGATGTTTAAACTAAGATCTTAAGGAAGAGGAGTGAGGAGTGCAAAGACatgaagggaggagttcctgttgtggctcagcagtaatgaacatgactagtatccatgaggacctgggtttgatccctggcctcactcagtgggttaagaatccagcgttgccatgcgctgtggtatagatcgctgACACagcgcagatctggtgttgctgtggctgtggtgtaggctggcagctgctgctccgattcgacccttagcctgggaacctccctctgctgtgggtgtggccctacaaagaaaaaaaaaaaaaagaaaagatttgaaggGATACAGAGGAAAAAGTAAGTGAAAGGGTCCTGGGGCACTTAAGGAACTGTGAGATGGGCCATGTCGCTTCTATTCTATGAAAGAGTCAAAGCGAAAGGCTTACCCAAGACCACCCAGCTTATTAGATGAGGCAGATTTGAGATCTGAACCTGGGGCAGCTGACTCCAGTGCCCACAATGTCCAAGGACATTTCACAGTCTTTTCAACCCAGCAGCCTCCTCTGAGACCTGTGGGTGTGGTCACTGCAACTGCACCTTGGGCATGGACCCCAGGTTTGGGGACCTTATCACAGTTAAAGGTATCAAATTCCAATTCTCTAGACCAGTGCTTTTCAATAGAACATAGGATGAGCCAAATATTATGTTCTGGGGGGGGcatcgtttgtttgttttttggccatgcccatggcctgccaaagttcccaggccagggattaaactcacaccacagcagtgacctgagccacagcagtgacattactggatccttaaccattagaccactagggaactccctaaatacgCAATTTAAAAGTTTCTAGTTACAcattaaagaggaagaaagggagttcccgttgtggcgcagtggttaacgaatccgactaggaaccatgaggttgtgggttcggtccctgcccttgctcagtgggttaacgatccggcgttgccgtgagctgtggtgtaggttgcagacgcggctcggatcccaagttgctgtggctctggtggaggccggtggctacagctccaattcaacccctggcctgggaacctccatgtgccacgggagcggcccaagaaatagcaacaacaacaacaacaaaaagacaaaaataaataaataaataaataaataaagaggaagaaaaagaaacaaatgtcattaattttaataatatattctggagttcctgttgtggcgcagtggttaacgactccgactaggaaccatgaggttgcgggttcggtccctgcccttgctcagtgggttaaggacccggcgttgccgtgagctgtggtgtaggttgcagacgcggctcggatcccgcgttgctgtggctctggcataggccggtggctacagctctgattcgacccctagcctgggaacctccatatgcctcgggagcggcccaagaaatagcaacaacaacaacaacaacaaaagacaaaaagacaaaaaaaaaaaaaaaaaaaaaatctaaaaaaaaaataatatattctatttaaCCCAGTATATATAgcatattatcatttcaacagatGATAAAAATTGttgatgagggagttcctgtcgtggctcagtggttaacgaatccgactaggaaccatgaggttgcgggttccatccctggccttgctcagtgggttaaggatccggcattgctgtgagctgtggtgtaggtcgcagactcagctcggatcctatgttgctgtggctctggcgtaggccggctgctagagctctgattagacccctagcctgggaatctccatatgctgagggagcagcccaagaaatggcagaaggacaaaaagacaaaaaaaaaaaaattgttgatgaGATAACCTAAATTTTTTCTCATACACATGTCTTCAAAATTGTTGGCATGGCTGGCTAAAAATCAGCATGGAAGCTACATTGTCAGTGGCTCAAGTAAAATGTCCTATCAAAACAATTAAGTTGTGTTTAATGGAGAAAATGTTTcaactgttttaaaattaaagttccaaaaagtgaaaaattcaatTTCTTAGTGACACTAGCCAGTTTCAATAATCAATAAACCACTTGCAGCAAATGGCTACCACATTGGTAGTATACCCTAGACCAAGAATCCCTGGCACAAGGTCTGGGGAGTATAGCAAAGAAGTGAAGAGCCTGTTGGATCAACAACACAGATGTCAAatagcctcagtttctgcatctatatttttattttattgtattttctcttttgtcttttgagggccccacctgcagcatatgtaggttaccaggctaggggtctaattggagctgcagctgcccgctagatccaagctgagtctgcaacctacaccacaactcacggcaacaccagatccttaacccactgagcgaagccagggatcaaacccacaacctcatgattactagtcggtttcatttccactgagccatgacgggaactccagtttctgcatctataaaatgggattaattATACCTCCCTTGCATTGTAGTTTGGAGAATTAAATGCACTGAAACATCCTCACGTCATAGTCAAACCACATTTCTTGGGTTGAAGTCTTACCGCTTCCAAGTGGGGGATTTGGGataagttacttaaactctctgtgcctcagttttctcatcagtaaaatggacataataacAGTATCAACGTCGTCAGTTTGtcctgagaattaaatgacagtATTTGTGAAGTGCCTGGAACATACATGCTGTATAAGCATTTGtttaaaagtgagaaaacaaaTGGCGACCCACACTCCGTCCtcaaattaaatgcaaaaatgtGCACTTTTCTGGAGAGTCTGGCTTTATGAATTTTCCTCTCTCCAGGCTCAAGACATCATTCTACCCAGGTGCCTGAGCCGGGCAAGCTGCCTTTCTCCTTGCTGTCGTTCTGAGGACCCTTGGCACAGTGGAAGGAACTAACTCAGAGGGCCCTgctcagagggaggagggaggtggggtcCGAGGACTGCTGTGATGGCAGCCCTGCCTGTGTCCGTCCTCTCCACCCAGGGGCTGCTGTTGcctgctgtatgcctgaaattccACCGCTGGTGTCCTTAAAACCCTTGTCTTTATAG
The sequence above is a segment of the Sus scrofa isolate TJ Tabasco breed Duroc chromosome 17, Sscrofa11.1, whole genome shotgun sequence genome. Coding sequences within it:
- the TRIB3 gene encoding tribbles homolog 3, translated to MRATPLAVSTGAPSRKKRLELDDDLDPECPTRKQARSEPQPRPTPCPLLLSPPPAPTHTPAVTATSRLGPYVLLEPEEGSRTYRALHCPTGTEYICKVYPACEALAVLEPYSRLPRHPHVARPSEVLAGTRQLYAFFPRPHGDMHSLVRLRRRLPEPEAAALFRQMASALAHCHQHGLVLRDLKLRRFVFSDRDRTKLMLENLDDACVLTGPDDSLWDKHACPAYVGPEILSSRASYSGKAADVWSLGVALFTMLAGHYPFQDSEPVLLFGKIRRGAFALPEGLSAPARCLVRCLLRREPAERLTAPGILLHPWLRQNAVPTAPSSSRLREADQVVPEGPGLEEAEEAEEAERDVGLYG